One window of Nocardioides dongkuii genomic DNA carries:
- a CDS encoding universal stress protein produces METLSSTSDVPAGTVVVGVDGSDGSARAVRWAAVEAGLTHRPLTLVNGFTVQGTVWLAEAGIDSEALAKAIRDEAATMLEKARDEALALHPDLDVRGLVVGTDARDALEELSRSAAVLVVGSRGRGPVRSLLLGSVSVAVSKQAHCPVVVVRPGAEEATGGILVGVDGTPASMPALGFAYREASLRQLPLTVVHCFFDVQSAGWSAHQVPEHEISQYPDVEALLAEAMSGMQEQYPDVQVERALWRGLVDQALVLASRGRNLTVVGLRQTGPLRDLVQVPIAPAVVERADGAVAVVPHDVDGDRDD; encoded by the coding sequence ATGGAGACTCTGAGCAGCACCAGTGACGTTCCCGCCGGCACCGTCGTCGTCGGGGTGGACGGCTCGGACGGGTCCGCGCGCGCGGTCCGCTGGGCGGCCGTCGAGGCCGGGCTCACGCACCGGCCGCTCACCCTCGTGAACGGCTTCACCGTCCAGGGCACGGTCTGGCTGGCCGAGGCCGGCATCGACAGCGAGGCCCTCGCGAAGGCGATCCGCGACGAGGCCGCCACGATGCTGGAGAAGGCCCGGGACGAGGCGCTCGCGCTGCACCCCGACCTCGACGTCCGCGGCCTCGTCGTGGGCACCGACGCCCGCGACGCGCTCGAGGAGCTGTCCCGGTCGGCCGCGGTGCTCGTCGTGGGCTCGCGCGGTCGCGGGCCGGTCCGCAGCCTGCTCCTGGGCTCGGTGAGCGTGGCGGTCTCCAAACAGGCGCACTGCCCGGTCGTGGTGGTGCGGCCGGGCGCCGAGGAGGCGACCGGCGGCATCCTGGTCGGGGTCGACGGCACGCCGGCCTCGATGCCCGCGCTCGGGTTCGCCTACCGGGAGGCGTCCCTGCGCCAGCTCCCGCTGACCGTCGTGCACTGCTTCTTCGACGTCCAGTCCGCGGGCTGGTCGGCCCACCAGGTGCCGGAGCACGAGATCTCGCAGTACCCCGACGTCGAGGCGCTGCTCGCGGAGGCGATGAGCGGGATGCAGGAGCAGTACCCGGACGTGCAGGTCGAGCGCGCGCTCTGGCGCGGCCTGGTCGACCAGGCGCTGGTCCTCGCGTCCCGGGGCCGCAACCTCACGGTCGTCGGGCTCCGGCAGACCGGCCCGCTGCGGGACCTGGTCCAGGTGCCGATCGCCCCGGCGGTCGTCGAGCGCGCCGACGGCGCCGTTGCCGTCGTCCCCCACGACGTGGACGGGGACCGCGACGATTGA
- a CDS encoding YchJ family protein gives MQLQRPCPCGSGTTYDGCCGRLHRGAAQAETAEELMRSRYAAYAVGDLDHVFRTWHPRTRPDVLEPDPTLTWTGLRILGSGEDWVEFVAFYERAGVLGERHERSRFQRRAGRWVYLDGDLT, from the coding sequence GTGCAGCTCCAACGACCCTGCCCGTGCGGCTCCGGCACGACGTACGACGGGTGCTGCGGGCGCCTGCACCGCGGCGCGGCGCAGGCGGAGACCGCCGAGGAGCTGATGCGCTCGCGCTACGCGGCGTACGCCGTCGGAGACCTCGACCACGTGTTCCGCACCTGGCACCCGCGGACCCGGCCCGACGTCCTGGAGCCCGACCCCACGCTGACCTGGACCGGCCTGCGGATCCTCGGCAGCGGCGAGGACTGGGTCGAGTTCGTGGCCTTCTACGAGCGCGCCGGCGTACTCGGCGAGCGCCATGAGCGGTCCCGCTTCCAGCGCCGCGCCGGCCGCTGGGTCTACCTCGACGGCGACCTCACCTGA
- a CDS encoding peptide deformylase — MSAEQDQDGRVAAWSETELGVEGVVRDVVRAPAAVLSTPGADVDPCAAETVRLAADLVATMRVSPGCVGLAAPQVGVSARVFCVDVADHPKTRTHHGTFVLCNAEVVEASRNEKAREGCMSVPDLTGDVKRATRVVVRGRLPGTGEEVTVVTDAFEARALQHEIDHCAGLLFLDRAAGAHAIHPRKTYL, encoded by the coding sequence GTGAGCGCCGAGCAGGACCAGGACGGCCGCGTCGCCGCCTGGTCCGAGACCGAGCTGGGCGTCGAGGGCGTGGTGCGCGACGTCGTCCGCGCGCCGGCCGCGGTGCTGTCGACGCCCGGCGCCGACGTCGACCCCTGCGCGGCGGAGACCGTGCGGCTCGCCGCGGACCTGGTCGCGACCATGCGGGTCAGCCCCGGCTGCGTGGGCCTGGCGGCCCCCCAGGTCGGGGTGTCCGCCCGGGTGTTCTGCGTCGACGTCGCCGACCATCCCAAGACCCGCACCCACCACGGCACCTTCGTGCTCTGCAACGCCGAGGTGGTCGAGGCCAGCCGCAACGAGAAGGCGCGGGAGGGGTGCATGAGCGTCCCCGACCTGACCGGCGACGTGAAGCGCGCGACCCGGGTGGTCGTCCGCGGCCGGCTGCCCGGCACCGGCGAGGAGGTCACCGTGGTCACCGACGCCTTCGAGGCGCGCGCGCTCCAGCACGAGATCGACCACTGCGCCGGGCTGCTCTTCCTCGACCGGGCCGCGGGCGCGCACGCGATCCACCCGCGCAAGACCTACTTGTAG
- a CDS encoding Bax inhibitor-1/YccA family protein, which produces MSRQGDGPQASKEESMQSNNPVFRRSEEFTRSGANAYGNQTYAGNGGTYQGYGTDPSQWGTGTPGSTPETFERSAPMTIDSVVQKSAMTIGTVFVAAFATWFLTPDLRDANVDLGPLFAAMTIGALGAFALSMVNSFKRVISPALVLAFAVLEGVALGALSKLFDAQFSTPDSGNIVVQAVIGTFAAFAGTLAAYKFLNIKVGQKFRTFVMAAMFGMVALSLLELVLGLFGSRMGLYDFGGIGLLFSIAGLVLGVFMLILDFDFVEQGVANRIPERESWRAAFAITVSLVWIYTNLLRLLAIFNQD; this is translated from the coding sequence GTGAGCCGTCAAGGCGACGGCCCCCAGGCCTCCAAGGAGGAGTCCATGCAGAGCAACAACCCGGTGTTCCGCCGGTCGGAGGAGTTCACCCGCTCCGGCGCGAACGCCTACGGCAACCAGACCTACGCCGGGAACGGTGGCACCTACCAGGGTTACGGCACCGACCCCTCCCAGTGGGGCACTGGTACGCCGGGCTCCACCCCGGAGACCTTCGAGCGCAGCGCGCCGATGACGATCGACTCGGTCGTCCAGAAGTCGGCGATGACGATCGGGACGGTCTTCGTCGCGGCCTTCGCGACCTGGTTCCTGACCCCCGACCTGCGTGACGCCAACGTCGACCTCGGCCCGCTGTTCGCCGCGATGACCATCGGCGCGCTCGGTGCCTTCGCGCTGTCGATGGTGAACTCGTTCAAGCGGGTCATCAGCCCGGCGCTCGTGCTCGCCTTCGCGGTGCTCGAGGGCGTCGCGCTCGGCGCGCTGAGCAAGCTCTTCGACGCCCAGTTCTCCACGCCCGACTCGGGCAACATCGTCGTCCAGGCGGTGATCGGCACCTTCGCGGCCTTCGCCGGCACGCTCGCGGCGTACAAGTTCCTCAACATCAAGGTCGGCCAGAAGTTCCGCACCTTCGTGATGGCCGCGATGTTCGGCATGGTCGCGCTCAGCCTGCTCGAGCTCGTCCTGGGCCTCTTCGGCTCCCGGATGGGTCTCTACGACTTCGGCGGCATCGGCCTGCTGTTCTCGATCGCCGGCCTGGTGCTCGGCGTCTTCATGCTGATCCTCGACTTCGACTTCGTCGAGCAGGGCGTCGCCAACCGGATCCCCGAGCGGGAGTCGTGGCGCGCGGCGTTCGCGATCACCGTGAGCCTGGTCTGGATCTACACCAACCTGCTCCGCCTCCTGGCGATCTTCAACCAGGACTGA
- a CDS encoding sulfotransferase family protein, protein MGRLPAPDFLVVGAPKAGTTALHAALSRHPQVFTTSPKEPKYFLCDDAPPPAYGGPGDRHSQQEWVWRRRDYDRLFEGAREDQLRGESTPFYLWSRSAHRRIAEQLPDVRLIAVVRDPIDRAASNWMHLWSDGLEPIGDLERALAAEPGRVDAGWAPFWRYAGLGRYGEQLEHLLRYVDRERVLVMRYRDLVDEPRAALDRACAFLGLETGLIGAVPRDNSRAYVEPGWRPRVLGPVVRAGARLGQFAPPEAWRRLSAPLVARLSDGADGHRPRLDPEVRERLLPLFADDVDRLSALTGEDFGDWLSRESRGSFLERQRQRRLSEPA, encoded by the coding sequence ATGGGCAGGCTCCCCGCGCCCGACTTCCTGGTCGTCGGCGCCCCGAAGGCCGGGACGACGGCCCTGCACGCTGCGCTCAGCCGGCACCCGCAGGTGTTCACGACCAGCCCGAAGGAACCGAAGTACTTCCTCTGCGACGACGCGCCGCCCCCGGCGTACGGCGGCCCGGGGGACCGGCACTCCCAGCAGGAGTGGGTCTGGCGCCGGCGCGACTACGACCGGCTCTTCGAGGGGGCGCGGGAGGACCAGCTCCGCGGCGAGAGCACGCCGTTCTACCTGTGGAGCCGCAGTGCGCACCGGCGGATCGCCGAGCAGCTCCCCGACGTACGCCTGATCGCGGTCGTGCGCGACCCGATCGACCGGGCCGCGAGCAACTGGATGCACCTGTGGAGCGACGGCCTGGAGCCGATCGGCGACCTCGAGCGGGCGCTCGCCGCCGAGCCCGGCCGGGTCGACGCGGGCTGGGCGCCGTTCTGGCGGTACGCCGGGCTGGGTCGGTACGGCGAGCAGCTCGAGCACCTGCTCCGGTACGTCGACCGGGAGCGGGTCCTGGTGATGCGCTACCGCGACCTGGTGGACGAGCCGCGCGCCGCGCTCGACCGGGCCTGCGCGTTCCTCGGCCTCGAGACCGGGCTCATCGGCGCCGTGCCGCGCGACAACTCCCGGGCGTACGTCGAACCGGGCTGGCGTCCGCGCGTGCTCGGGCCGGTGGTGCGCGCCGGCGCCCGGCTGGGCCAGTTCGCGCCCCCCGAGGCGTGGCGGCGGCTGAGCGCGCCGCTGGTCGCGCGGCTCAGCGACGGCGCCGACGGCCACCGGCCGCGCCTGGACCCGGAGGTGCGCGAGCGGCTGCTGCCGCTGTTCGCCGACGACGTCGACCGGCTGTCTGCCCTGACCGGCGAGGACTTCGGCGACTGGCTCTCCCGCGAGAGCCGCGGGTCGTTCCTGGAGCGGCAGCGCCAGCGTCGGCTCAGCGAACCAGCGTGA
- a CDS encoding SGNH/GDSL hydrolase family protein has translation MGKAGAARKLASAAVYGGGGLSVVGGALYGVLTAEAKLARKTIGKIREDPPPDSSGWYGRGRPGPAIRVALLGDSSAAGYGVERVEETPGAMLASGIAEHAGRRVHLRDFAVVGARSSDLGDQVDRAIPVTPDVAVILIGANDVTHTVMPSASVRHLAEGVRRLREAGIEVVVGTCPDLGTLKPIAPPLKQVARAWSRRLAAGQTIAVVEEGGRTVSVGSILGPEFAAAPALLFGPDQFHPSAQGYRSLASVLVPSTLAALGVIPDEEAHVETLRGEGVLPITKAAIEAVRTPGTELDGTEVGGNRLGVRGRWVEIRHRRRRPQTVAETPEDADEPETADR, from the coding sequence GTGGGGAAAGCCGGGGCAGCGCGCAAGCTCGCCTCCGCCGCGGTGTACGGCGGAGGCGGTCTCTCCGTCGTCGGCGGCGCCCTGTACGGCGTGCTGACCGCCGAGGCGAAGCTCGCCCGCAAGACGATCGGCAAGATCCGCGAGGACCCGCCGCCGGACTCCTCCGGCTGGTACGGCCGCGGCCGCCCGGGCCCCGCGATCCGGGTCGCCCTGCTCGGCGACTCCAGCGCGGCCGGGTACGGCGTCGAGCGGGTCGAGGAGACCCCCGGGGCGATGCTGGCCAGCGGGATCGCCGAGCACGCCGGCCGCCGGGTCCACCTGCGCGACTTCGCCGTGGTGGGCGCCCGGTCCTCCGACCTCGGCGACCAGGTGGACCGCGCCATCCCGGTCACCCCCGACGTCGCGGTCATCCTCATCGGCGCCAACGACGTCACGCACACGGTGATGCCGTCGGCCTCCGTGCGCCACCTCGCCGAGGGGGTACGCCGCCTCCGCGAGGCCGGCATCGAGGTCGTGGTCGGCACCTGTCCCGACCTCGGCACCCTCAAGCCGATCGCGCCCCCGCTCAAGCAGGTCGCCCGCGCCTGGTCGCGCCGGCTCGCCGCCGGCCAGACGATCGCGGTCGTCGAGGAGGGCGGCCGCACCGTGTCGGTCGGGTCGATCCTGGGTCCGGAGTTCGCCGCCGCCCCGGCACTGCTCTTCGGCCCCGACCAGTTCCACCCCTCCGCCCAGGGCTACCGCTCGCTCGCGTCGGTGCTGGTGCCCTCGACCCTGGCGGCGCTCGGCGTGATCCCCGACGAGGAGGCCCACGTCGAGACGCTCCGCGGCGAGGGCGTGCTGCCGATCACCAAGGCCGCGATCGAGGCGGTGCGGACGCCGGGCACCGAGCTCGACGGCACCGAGGTCGGCGGCAACCGCCTCGGCGTCCGCGGCCGGTGGGTCGAGATCCGGCACCGCCGCCGCCGGCCGCAGACCGTGGCCGAGACCCCCGAGGACGCCGACGAGCCGGAGACCGCCGACCGCTGA
- a CDS encoding SAM-dependent methyltransferase: protein MSDHEADAQMFTREFWDSRYAESERIWSGHPNPRLLEHASDLPPGTALDVGCGEGADAVWLARRGWRVTGVDLSTVALERAARHAEEAGVADRCAWQQVDLLAGDPLPEADLVSAQFMHLPDPQFATAYAALAAAVRPGGTLLVAAHHPADAGSGLRNPRLLHLLFGPEKVTALLDPGEWDVRVAAAPTREDTRDGRTVTVTDTVVLAVRRG from the coding sequence ATGAGCGACCACGAGGCCGACGCCCAGATGTTCACCCGCGAGTTCTGGGACAGCCGGTACGCCGAGTCCGAGCGGATCTGGTCGGGCCACCCCAACCCGCGGCTGCTGGAGCACGCGAGCGACCTCCCGCCGGGGACCGCGCTCGACGTCGGCTGCGGCGAGGGCGCGGACGCGGTCTGGCTCGCGCGGCGCGGGTGGCGGGTCACCGGGGTGGACCTCTCGACGGTCGCGCTCGAGCGGGCCGCCCGGCACGCCGAGGAGGCCGGGGTCGCCGACCGGTGCGCCTGGCAGCAGGTCGACCTGCTCGCCGGCGACCCGCTGCCGGAGGCCGACCTGGTCTCGGCGCAGTTCATGCACCTGCCCGATCCCCAGTTCGCCACGGCGTACGCCGCGCTGGCCGCCGCGGTCCGGCCCGGCGGCACCCTGCTGGTCGCGGCGCACCACCCCGCCGACGCCGGGTCGGGGCTGCGCAACCCGCGCCTCCTGCACCTGCTGTTCGGCCCCGAGAAGGTCACCGCGCTGCTCGACCCGGGGGAGTGGGACGTCCGGGTCGCCGCCGCGCCGACCCGCGAGGACACCCGGGACGGGCGCACGGTGACGGTCACCGACACGGTGGTGCTCGCGGTCCGGCGCGGGTAA
- a CDS encoding cystathionine beta-synthase, giving the protein MQYVSSLLDLIGNTPLLRLGRSLDDLGGTEGPLVLAKVEYLNPGGSVKDRIATRMIDAAEASGALQPGGTIVEPTSGNTGVGLAMVAQARGYHCVFVCPDKVSEDKRNVLRAYGAEVVVCPTAVEPEDPTSYYNVSDRLASQPGAWKPDQYSNPHNPRSHYETTGPEIWAQTEGRITHFVTGVGTGGTISGTGRYLKEQNPDIQVVGADPSGSVYSGGTGRPYLVEGVGEDFWPDAYDRSVADRIIEVSDADSFAYTRRLAREEALLVGGSSGMAAYAAKQLAEELAAEGRTDAVIVVLLPDSGRGYLGKIFNDSWLSQFGFASGQAPAVRTVGEVLRGKDGRLPDLVHTHPSETIAEAVAILQEYGVSQMPVVRAEPPVVAAEVVGSVSDRALLDALFAGTARLTDSVSEHMSAPLPTIGSGEDASAAVGLLESADGVLVHEEGAPVGVLTRQDLLGFLAQP; this is encoded by the coding sequence ATGCAGTACGTGAGCTCGCTCCTGGACCTGATCGGCAACACCCCGCTGCTGCGGCTCGGCCGGTCCCTCGACGACCTGGGCGGCACCGAGGGTCCCCTCGTCCTGGCGAAGGTCGAGTACCTCAACCCGGGCGGGTCGGTGAAGGACCGGATCGCGACGCGGATGATCGACGCCGCGGAGGCCTCCGGCGCGCTGCAGCCGGGCGGCACCATCGTGGAGCCGACCTCCGGCAACACCGGCGTCGGGCTGGCGATGGTCGCGCAGGCCCGGGGCTACCACTGCGTGTTCGTCTGCCCCGACAAGGTCAGCGAGGACAAGCGCAACGTGCTGCGCGCCTACGGCGCCGAGGTGGTCGTCTGCCCGACCGCGGTCGAGCCCGAGGACCCGACGTCCTACTACAACGTCAGCGACCGGCTCGCGTCCCAGCCCGGCGCCTGGAAGCCCGACCAGTACTCCAACCCGCACAACCCGCGGTCGCACTACGAGACCACCGGGCCGGAGATCTGGGCGCAGACCGAGGGCCGGATCACGCACTTCGTGACCGGCGTCGGCACCGGCGGCACCATCAGCGGCACCGGCCGCTACCTCAAGGAGCAGAACCCCGACATCCAGGTCGTCGGCGCGGACCCCTCCGGGTCGGTCTACTCCGGCGGCACCGGCCGGCCCTACCTCGTCGAGGGCGTCGGCGAGGACTTCTGGCCCGACGCCTACGACCGCTCGGTCGCGGACCGGATCATCGAGGTCTCCGACGCCGACTCGTTCGCCTACACCCGGCGGCTGGCCCGCGAGGAGGCGCTGCTGGTCGGCGGCTCGTCCGGGATGGCGGCGTACGCCGCGAAGCAGCTGGCCGAGGAGCTCGCCGCCGAGGGTCGCACCGACGCCGTGATCGTGGTGCTGCTGCCGGACTCCGGCCGCGGCTACCTCGGCAAGATCTTCAACGACAGCTGGCTCAGCCAGTTCGGCTTCGCCAGCGGCCAGGCCCCCGCCGTACGCACCGTGGGCGAGGTGCTGCGCGGCAAGGACGGCCGGCTGCCCGACCTGGTGCACACCCACCCCAGCGAGACCATCGCGGAGGCCGTCGCGATCCTGCAGGAGTACGGCGTCTCGCAGATGCCGGTCGTCCGCGCCGAGCCGCCCGTGGTCGCCGCCGAGGTCGTCGGCTCGGTCTCCGACCGGGCCCTGCTCGACGCGCTGTTCGCCGGCACCGCCCGGCTCACCGACAGCGTCTCCGAGCACATGTCGGCCCCGCTGCCGACCATCGGCTCCGGCGAGGACGCCTCCGCCGCCGTCGGGCTGCTCGAGTCGGCCGACGGCGTGCTGGTCCACGAGGAGGGCGCCCCCGTCGGCGTGCTCACCAGGCAGGACCTGCTGGGGTTCCTCGCGCAGCCCTGA
- a CDS encoding lipid-transfer protein: MSRQNSVAVLGVGMHPWGKWGRSFVSYGVHAARAALADAGVPWTDVDLVVGGETVRNGYGGYVAGATFAQALGWNGARVATSYAACATGAQALDTARARILAGLCEVALVVGADTTPKGFLAPNAGERWDDPDWLRFRLLGMTNPAYFAMYARRRMDLYGATQEDFARVKVKNAKHGLANPNARYRKEVGVEDVLTSAVVSDPLHLLDICATSDGAAAVVLASTEYARRLGLDQPVTVDAVSTVTPTFPNTVLDMPNLSTDPSAEVGEPARTFKESIAHAAYEEAGVSPEDVSVAEVYDLSTALELDWMEDIGLCARGEAESLLRAGETTIGGRIPVNPSGGLACFGEAVPAQALAQVCEITWQLRGQATGRQVEGARVGITANQGLFGHGSSVILSR; encoded by the coding sequence GTGAGCCGTCAGAACAGCGTCGCCGTCCTCGGCGTCGGCATGCACCCGTGGGGCAAGTGGGGCCGCAGCTTCGTCTCGTACGGCGTGCACGCGGCCCGCGCGGCGCTGGCCGACGCCGGCGTCCCGTGGACCGACGTCGACCTGGTCGTGGGCGGCGAGACCGTCCGCAACGGGTACGGCGGGTACGTCGCAGGCGCCACCTTCGCCCAGGCGCTCGGCTGGAACGGCGCCCGCGTCGCCACGTCGTACGCCGCGTGCGCGACGGGCGCGCAGGCCCTCGACACCGCCCGCGCCCGGATCCTGGCCGGGCTCTGCGAGGTCGCGCTGGTCGTCGGTGCGGACACCACGCCGAAGGGGTTCCTCGCGCCGAACGCGGGGGAGCGCTGGGACGACCCGGACTGGCTGCGGTTCCGGCTGCTCGGCATGACCAACCCGGCGTACTTCGCGATGTACGCGCGCCGCCGGATGGACCTCTACGGCGCCACGCAGGAGGACTTCGCGCGGGTCAAGGTCAAGAACGCCAAGCACGGCCTGGCGAACCCGAACGCCCGCTACCGCAAGGAGGTCGGGGTCGAGGACGTGCTGACCAGCGCCGTGGTCTCCGACCCGCTCCACCTGCTCGACATCTGCGCCACCTCCGACGGCGCCGCCGCGGTCGTGCTGGCCAGCACCGAGTACGCCCGGCGGCTCGGCCTCGACCAGCCGGTGACCGTCGACGCGGTCTCCACGGTGACGCCGACTTTCCCCAACACCGTGCTGGACATGCCGAACCTCTCCACCGACCCGAGCGCCGAGGTCGGCGAGCCGGCGCGCACCTTCAAGGAGTCGATCGCGCACGCGGCGTACGAGGAGGCCGGGGTCTCGCCCGAGGACGTCAGCGTCGCGGAGGTCTACGACCTGTCGACGGCGCTGGAGCTGGACTGGATGGAGGACATCGGCCTCTGCGCACGCGGCGAGGCCGAGTCGCTGCTCCGGGCCGGCGAGACCACCATCGGCGGGCGGATCCCGGTCAACCCCTCGGGCGGGCTGGCCTGCTTCGGCGAGGCGGTCCCGGCCCAGGCGCTCGCCCAGGTCTGCGAGATCACCTGGCAGCTCCGTGGCCAGGCGACCGGCCGCCAGGTCGAGGGCGCCCGGGTCGGCATCACCGCCAACCAGGGCCTCTTCGGTCACGGCTCCTCGGTCATCCTCAGCCGTTAG
- a CDS encoding magnesium chelatase — MTHAPTIGTVGELRASGHVHRTLRTEIRENLLAKLRDGVEPWPGLHGLQDTVVPQLERALIAGHDVVLLGERGQGKTRLLRTMVGLLDEWTPVIAGSELGEHPYEPVTHASRRRAAELGDDLPVAWRHRDERYAEKLATPDTSVADLIGDVDPMKVAEGRSLGDPETIHFGLIPRSHRGIVAINELPDLAERIQVAMLNVMEERDIQIRGYVLRLPLDVLVVASANPEDYTNRGRIITPLKDRFGAEIRTHYPLGLDAEMAVIRQEAELVARVPEPLLEILARFTRNLRESSSVDQRSGVSARFAIAGAETIAAAALHRATRQGEEEAVARAVDLETALEVLGGKIEFESGEEGREEEILTHLLRTATAETVRQHFRGLDLALLVDAIEAGAMVTTGEQVTARDFLTGLPVLGESELYDEICDRLGATDDGERAGAIELALEGLYLARRIGKDSDGSETVYG, encoded by the coding sequence GTGACCCACGCCCCCACCATCGGCACCGTCGGCGAGCTCCGGGCCTCCGGCCACGTGCACCGCACCCTCCGCACCGAGATCCGCGAGAACCTCCTCGCCAAGCTCCGCGACGGCGTCGAACCGTGGCCCGGGCTGCACGGGCTCCAGGACACCGTCGTCCCGCAGCTCGAGCGGGCGCTGATCGCCGGGCACGACGTGGTGCTGCTCGGCGAGCGCGGCCAGGGCAAGACCCGGCTGCTGCGCACCATGGTCGGCCTCCTCGACGAGTGGACGCCGGTGATCGCGGGCTCCGAGCTCGGCGAGCACCCCTACGAGCCGGTCACGCACGCGTCCCGCCGCCGCGCCGCCGAGCTCGGCGACGACCTCCCGGTGGCCTGGCGGCACCGCGACGAGCGGTACGCCGAGAAGCTCGCCACCCCCGACACGAGCGTGGCCGACCTGATCGGCGACGTGGACCCGATGAAGGTGGCCGAGGGCCGCTCGCTCGGCGACCCCGAGACCATCCACTTCGGGCTGATCCCGCGCAGCCACCGCGGCATCGTCGCCATCAACGAGCTCCCCGACCTCGCCGAGCGGATCCAGGTCGCGATGCTCAACGTGATGGAGGAGCGCGACATCCAGATCCGCGGCTACGTGCTGCGCCTGCCGCTCGACGTGCTGGTCGTCGCCAGCGCCAACCCCGAGGACTACACCAACCGCGGGCGGATCATCACCCCGCTCAAGGACCGCTTCGGCGCCGAGATCCGCACCCACTACCCGCTCGGACTCGACGCCGAGATGGCCGTCATCCGCCAGGAGGCCGAGCTCGTGGCGCGGGTGCCCGAGCCGCTGCTGGAGATCCTGGCCCGGTTCACCCGCAACCTGCGCGAGTCCAGCTCGGTCGACCAGCGCAGCGGCGTCTCCGCGCGCTTCGCGATCGCCGGCGCCGAGACGATCGCGGCCGCCGCGCTGCACCGCGCCACCCGGCAGGGCGAGGAGGAGGCGGTCGCGCGGGCCGTCGACCTGGAGACCGCGCTCGAGGTGCTCGGCGGCAAGATCGAGTTCGAGTCCGGCGAGGAGGGCCGCGAGGAGGAGATCCTCACCCACCTGCTCCGCACCGCCACCGCCGAGACGGTCCGCCAGCACTTCCGCGGCCTCGACCTCGCGCTGCTGGTGGACGCGATCGAGGCCGGCGCGATGGTGACCACCGGCGAGCAGGTCACCGCCCGCGACTTCCTCACCGGGCTGCCGGTGCTCGGCGAGTCCGAGCTGTACGACGAGATCTGCGACCGGCTCGGCGCCACCGACGACGGCGAGCGCGCCGGCGCCATCGAGCTCGCGCTCGAGGGGCTCTACCTGGCCCGGCGCATCGGCAAGGACTCCGACGGGTCCGAGACCGTCTATGGCTGA
- a CDS encoding Zn-ribbon domain-containing OB-fold protein — MTATPVIEGWFTTGPEPALVGSRCVTCASVYFPPVTAGYCRNPACDGEEFADVELSRHGRIWSYTDAQYQPPPPYVPASDPYEPFALAAVELPEGLTVLGQVAEGYGVADLRVGAEVELVVETLHTDETGERTVWRWKPVVEMGQEADQ; from the coding sequence ATGACCGCGACACCCGTGATCGAGGGGTGGTTCACGACGGGGCCGGAGCCGGCCCTCGTCGGCTCCCGCTGCGTGACCTGCGCGAGCGTGTACTTCCCGCCGGTGACCGCCGGGTACTGCCGCAACCCCGCGTGCGACGGCGAGGAGTTCGCCGACGTCGAGCTGTCGCGTCACGGCCGCATCTGGTCCTACACCGACGCGCAGTACCAGCCGCCCCCGCCGTACGTCCCCGCCAGCGACCCCTACGAGCCGTTCGCGCTCGCCGCGGTCGAGCTGCCGGAGGGGCTGACCGTGCTCGGCCAGGTGGCCGAGGGGTACGGCGTCGCCGACCTGCGCGTGGGCGCGGAGGTGGAGCTCGTCGTGGAGACCCTGCACACCGACGAGACCGGGGAGCGCACCGTCTGGCGCTGGAAGCCGGTCGTCGAGATGGGCCAGGAGGCCGACCAGTGA